The following proteins come from a genomic window of Vallitaleaceae bacterium 9-2:
- a CDS encoding RnfABCDGE type electron transport complex subunit D, whose translation MSELTIVSSSPHVRSNDTTSHIMRDVIIALIPATLVGFYVFGVAAIFTVLISTVSAVFFEYLYQKLMHEPVRINDGSAAVTGLLLGLNLPAALPNMPYMLAIVVPIIGSLFAIIVVKQLFGGIGNNFMNPALAARAFLIISFAEHMTTWPEVDTVASATILGSLKEGGVVDQSVFEAFIGTVSGSIGEVSALAILIGGLYLIARKVISYRIPVFYIGTVGIFVLLYSIFNGGLDLSLVGYHLFGGGLMLGAFFMATDYTTSPMTSIGQIIFAVGCGVITALIRLFGAYPEGVSFAIIIMNLAVPLIDRYTIPRAFGEEK comes from the coding sequence ATGTCAGAACTTACAATTGTTTCATCATCTCCCCATGTGCGCTCAAACGATACAACAAGCCACATAATGCGAGATGTTATTATTGCCTTAATTCCAGCAACACTTGTTGGATTTTATGTCTTTGGAGTGGCGGCTATTTTTACAGTGCTCATATCAACTGTATCAGCGGTATTTTTTGAATATCTATATCAAAAGCTTATGCATGAACCTGTTCGCATCAATGACGGTTCAGCGGCAGTTACAGGATTGTTATTAGGGTTAAACCTTCCAGCAGCCTTGCCGAATATGCCTTACATGCTTGCAATTGTTGTCCCAATTATCGGAAGTTTATTTGCCATTATTGTCGTAAAACAATTATTTGGAGGCATCGGAAATAACTTCATGAATCCAGCACTTGCAGCTCGGGCATTTTTAATTATTTCTTTTGCAGAGCATATGACAACCTGGCCAGAAGTTGATACAGTAGCATCCGCTACAATTCTTGGTTCTTTAAAAGAAGGTGGGGTTGTTGATCAAAGCGTATTTGAAGCCTTTATTGGGACTGTGTCCGGAAGTATTGGTGAAGTATCAGCACTTGCCATTTTAATCGGGGGGCTATACTTAATCGCTCGGAAAGTCATCAGCTATAGAATTCCGGTTTTCTACATAGGTACTGTTGGAATCTTCGTTCTTTTATATAGCATATTCAACGGCGGTCTCGACTTAAGTTTAGTCGGTTATCATTTATTCGGTGGTGGTTTGATGCTTGGTGCATTTTTTATGGCAACAGACTATACAACCTCTCCCATGACAAGTATCGGTCAAATTATTTTTGCCGTAGGATGTGGAGTTATAACCGCATTGATTCGATTATTCGGAGCATATCCAGAAGGTGTCTCTTTTGCAATTATAATTATGAACCTTGCTGTTCCACTCATAGATCGTTATACAATACCACGAGCTTTTGGGGAGGAGAAGTAA
- a CDS encoding DRTGG domain-containing protein — MKIQQILEILQGELICGTEALLMEEIDYGYSCDLMSDVLAYVQNNVLLLTGLVHPQVIRTAEMLDIKAILIVRGKSPSEDMIRMANERSIVMIRTSHSLFTASGLLFQHGLLGEEIAHDEIHL, encoded by the coding sequence ATGAAAATACAACAAATATTGGAGATCTTACAAGGCGAATTAATTTGCGGCACGGAGGCATTGCTCATGGAAGAGATTGATTATGGATATAGTTGCGATTTAATGAGCGATGTGTTAGCCTATGTACAAAACAATGTTTTGTTATTAACAGGACTTGTCCATCCACAAGTCATACGTACTGCTGAGATGTTGGATATTAAAGCCATCTTAATCGTTCGGGGCAAATCGCCGTCTGAAGATATGATTCGTATGGCAAATGAACGCAGCATTGTAATGATTCGCACAAGTCACTCCTTATTTACAGCTTCAGGATTACTTTTTCAACACGGATTATTAGGAGAGGAAATAGCTCACGATGAAATTCACTTATGA
- a CDS encoding aldehyde dehydrogenase, protein MDVLTRMVTQQRDFFHTGKTLPYAFRLTQLKKLKAVVRFYESEIIKALHHDLNKSEFEAYATELGVFYKELNYTIRHLKKWMHKKRKQTPLVHQPASSYVYPKPFGVVLILSPWNYPFLLALQPLVGALAAGNCVTLKPSEYAPATAELLEKILLDCFDSEYVQIILGDANISSELTNNTFDYIFFTGSTDVGRHVMKAAAKNLTPVTLELGGKSPCIIDHTANLALAAKRIAWGKFTNAGQTCIAPDYILIHHSVKKRFMHELKIAIQNMYGINPCANRHYPKIINTKHFNRLIELMKDAPIYYGGKSNIDRSKIEPTLLDLPNDNFQVMGDEIFGPILPIIAYSHLKNVVHYVNERPRPLACYIFSENTRNINRLIHHIHFGGGVVNDTLIHIANHHLPFGGIGDSGMGAYHGKASFDTFSHKKSILKKANWIDLPFKYAPYKLPVNILRHLMR, encoded by the coding sequence ATGGACGTATTAACACGTATGGTTACGCAACAACGGGATTTTTTTCATACCGGAAAGACATTGCCGTATGCGTTTCGATTAACCCAACTAAAAAAATTAAAGGCGGTCGTTCGATTTTATGAAAGTGAAATTATAAAAGCCTTGCATCACGATCTGAACAAATCAGAGTTTGAAGCTTATGCAACGGAGCTAGGTGTTTTTTATAAAGAACTCAATTATACCATACGCCATTTGAAAAAATGGATGCATAAAAAACGAAAACAGACACCATTAGTTCATCAACCGGCAAGTAGCTATGTCTATCCAAAACCATTTGGTGTTGTTCTTATTTTATCCCCTTGGAATTATCCTTTTTTACTTGCATTGCAGCCTTTAGTCGGTGCATTGGCCGCAGGTAATTGTGTCACGTTAAAACCTTCTGAATACGCTCCTGCAACTGCAGAACTTCTTGAGAAGATATTATTGGACTGCTTTGATAGCGAATATGTACAAATCATTTTGGGTGATGCAAATATATCTTCGGAACTTACGAACAATACCTTCGATTATATCTTTTTTACAGGCAGTACAGATGTCGGTCGACATGTCATGAAAGCTGCAGCTAAGAACTTGACACCGGTTACGCTTGAACTTGGTGGAAAAAGCCCATGTATTATTGATCATACGGCGAATCTAGCATTAGCGGCAAAGCGTATCGCGTGGGGAAAATTTACAAATGCAGGGCAAACATGTATTGCACCTGATTATATACTCATACATCACAGTGTCAAAAAAAGATTTATGCATGAGTTAAAAATAGCCATACAAAATATGTATGGTATAAACCCATGTGCAAATAGACATTACCCTAAAATAATTAATACAAAACATTTTAATCGATTGATAGAATTAATGAAAGATGCACCAATATATTATGGAGGCAAGTCAAACATTGATCGTTCAAAAATTGAACCTACGTTGCTTGATCTTCCGAATGACAACTTTCAAGTGATGGGAGACGAGATTTTTGGTCCTATTCTTCCGATTATTGCATATTCACACCTAAAAAATGTTGTTCATTATGTGAACGAGAGACCAAGACCATTAGCTTGCTATATATTTAGTGAAAACACCCGAAATATTAATCGCCTTATACACCACATACATTTTGGTGGAGGTGTTGTCAATGATACTTTAATTCATATTGCCAATCACCATCTACCCTTTGGAGGAATCGGCGATAGTGGAATGGGGGCATATCATGGAAAAGCATCTTTTGATACTTTTTCACATAAAAAAAGCATATTAAAAAAGGCCAACTGGATTGATCTTCCTTTTAAATATGCTCCTTATAAATTGCCAGTTAATATTTTACGCCATTTGATGCGATAA
- a CDS encoding [Fe-Fe] hydrogenase large subunit C-terminal domain-containing protein, which produces MGTSHSVTLDWEKCIGCTDCIKRCPTEAIRVHNSKAEITDARCIDCGMCIRVCKSHAKKAMTDSFEKIYDYKYKVAIPAPTLYTQFKKIRDPNVILTALKKLGFDEVYEVARAAEIVTEYSRHIMEQEKVVSPIISSACPAIVKLVEMRFPSLIPNVLPVISPKEASARYARRHLIQKGIPAEDIGIFFISPCAAKVTDSRYPDTFDHSEVDGIISIKDVYKLMLPIIKNMQPDEVEILQTSTSRGIGWAATGGEGLASQVYNHVAVDGIENVIEILERVENNKLDVEFVECLACTNGCLGGPLTVENSFVATNRMAKVKKYINSLGKTRELDMYRDNIELDWQYSLTNKQVLKLDDDMVVALDKMERLEKIFKTLPQIDCGSCGAPTCHALAEDIVQGNANIEDCIFMLREKVRDVAQNMVSLAGKMPPSIRHIDKQ; this is translated from the coding sequence ATGGGAACTTCGCATTCAGTTACATTAGATTGGGAAAAATGTATTGGATGTACTGACTGTATTAAACGATGTCCGACCGAAGCAATACGTGTTCACAATTCAAAAGCAGAGATAACAGATGCTCGTTGTATTGACTGTGGAATGTGTATTCGTGTCTGTAAAAGTCATGCCAAAAAAGCCATGACAGATTCTTTTGAAAAAATCTATGACTATAAGTACAAAGTTGCCATACCTGCACCAACGCTTTATACACAATTTAAAAAAATTAGAGACCCGAATGTGATCTTAACCGCCTTAAAAAAATTAGGTTTTGACGAAGTGTATGAAGTGGCACGTGCAGCTGAGATAGTCACTGAATATAGCCGCCATATCATGGAGCAGGAAAAAGTTGTATCTCCAATCATATCAAGTGCTTGTCCGGCAATTGTCAAGCTAGTTGAGATGCGCTTTCCTTCGTTGATTCCTAATGTATTGCCGGTCATTTCTCCTAAAGAAGCCAGTGCCAGATACGCTCGTCGGCATTTGATTCAAAAGGGCATTCCTGCTGAAGATATTGGAATTTTCTTTATCAGCCCATGCGCGGCTAAAGTAACAGACTCAAGATATCCGGATACCTTTGATCATTCTGAAGTCGATGGAATCATATCGATTAAGGATGTGTATAAATTAATGCTTCCAATCATAAAAAACATGCAACCTGATGAAGTAGAAATACTTCAAACCTCAACTAGTCGAGGAATAGGGTGGGCAGCAACTGGCGGTGAAGGTCTTGCGTCTCAGGTGTATAACCATGTTGCTGTTGATGGTATTGAAAATGTTATAGAGATTCTTGAACGTGTTGAAAACAACAAGCTGGATGTTGAATTTGTTGAGTGCCTTGCTTGTACCAATGGATGCCTGGGTGGTCCGCTAACTGTGGAAAATTCATTTGTTGCTACTAATCGTATGGCAAAGGTCAAAAAATATATTAATTCGCTGGGAAAAACACGTGAGCTAGATATGTATCGCGACAACATTGAACTTGATTGGCAATATTCATTAACCAATAAGCAAGTATTAAAGCTTGATGATGATATGGTTGTTGCCTTGGATAAGATGGAACGCCTGGAGAAAATATTTAAGACATTGCCACAGATCGATTGCGGCTCATGCGGTGCGCCAACATGTCATGCTTTAGCTGAAGATATTGTTCAAGGCAATGCAAATATTGAAGATTGTATTTTCATGTTAAGGGAAAAAGTTCGTGATGTCGCGCAAAATATGGTGAGCCTTGCTGGAAAGATGCCACCATCCATTCGACATATAGATAAACAATAA
- a CDS encoding beta-propeller fold lactonase family protein has translation MKRLKKLIDTKTLFTGSYSGAKQHHDVNIIRFDESGLHYRYGIFDNENPSFLTWESPNLYVLHELDDTVKLSTYSYFKDPISVFKSHEASTTGGGACHMYTQENLQYIFVSCYESGHLHVYSKDKKKFMNTFSPEDHTITPRAHGSILSHSEQWLFLVDLGHECIRVFDMKTIHKAPLLEHQRFDLPKGSGPRQLLLSKNDQYIYCFNEFDNSIFVLSFDHESGKIIEIVNTIQVSDQVPNAIGTSVMTKDYSILIVPNRGPNTLSLFKVKDDKVTKIDELDCMGDWPRLVALSRNEKEIFVANQKSGQLSVFNLQRTGKSILKYIDSIPIPLISCVEEIIE, from the coding sequence TTGAAACGATTAAAAAAACTCATTGATACGAAAACTTTATTCACCGGAAGTTATAGTGGGGCAAAGCAACACCATGATGTAAATATTATTCGCTTTGATGAAAGCGGCCTGCATTATAGATACGGTATTTTTGACAATGAAAATCCTTCATTCTTAACGTGGGAATCTCCGAATCTTTATGTATTACATGAGTTGGATGATACGGTTAAATTATCGACCTACAGCTATTTTAAAGATCCCATAAGTGTATTTAAAAGTCATGAGGCATCAACAACCGGTGGTGGAGCATGCCATATGTACACACAGGAAAATCTTCAATATATTTTTGTATCATGCTATGAAAGCGGTCATTTACATGTGTATAGTAAAGATAAGAAAAAATTTATGAATACATTTTCTCCAGAAGATCATACCATCACGCCACGAGCACATGGCTCGATTTTATCACATTCAGAGCAGTGGCTATTTTTAGTTGACCTAGGACATGAGTGTATCCGTGTATTTGATATGAAGACAATACACAAAGCGCCCCTTTTAGAGCATCAACGATTTGACTTGCCAAAAGGAAGTGGTCCAAGGCAACTTCTTTTATCAAAAAATGACCAGTATATTTATTGCTTTAATGAATTTGATAATAGTATCTTTGTTTTATCTTTTGATCATGAAAGTGGCAAAATAATAGAAATAGTAAATACTATTCAAGTTTCAGATCAAGTACCTAATGCTATAGGAACAAGTGTTATGACAAAGGATTATTCTATATTGATTGTTCCAAATCGAGGACCAAATACATTGTCACTTTTTAAAGTAAAAGACGACAAAGTCACTAAGATTGATGAACTTGACTGTATGGGAGATTGGCCCAGATTAGTCGCTTTAAGTCGCAATGAAAAAGAAATCTTTGTAGCAAATCAAAAAAGTGGACAATTATCTGTTTTTAATCTGCAAAGAACCGGAAAATCAATATTAAAATATATTGATTCCATCCCCATTCCTTTGATAAGCTGTGTAGAAGAAATTATTGAATAA
- a CDS encoding ATP-binding protein, with product MKFTYEVEGNEFIDAGVASSKFKTALQQLGIPSTIIRKIAIAMYEAEINMVIHANGGEILAEVTPTKIYVRLEDQGPGIPDIDLAMTAGYSTASEQARTMGFGAGMGLPNIKRYSDFLQVHSEVNVGTVVEISFDL from the coding sequence ATGAAATTCACTTATGAAGTCGAGGGAAATGAATTTATTGATGCCGGAGTTGCATCCTCAAAATTCAAAACAGCACTCCAGCAACTAGGCATTCCTTCAACAATTATACGAAAAATTGCCATTGCAATGTATGAAGCTGAAATCAACATGGTCATTCATGCCAATGGAGGAGAGATTCTTGCTGAAGTGACACCGACCAAAATCTATGTACGACTTGAAGACCAAGGTCCTGGTATCCCAGATATTGATCTTGCCATGACGGCCGGATACTCAACGGCTTCAGAACAGGCAAGAACTATGGGGTTTGGTGCCGGAATGGGTTTACCTAATATTAAGCGCTATAGTGATTTTCTTCAAGTGCATTCCGAAGTCAATGTAGGTACGGTAGTTGAAATATCTTTTGATTTATAA
- a CDS encoding rhodanese-like domain-containing protein, whose protein sequence is MQNAKKIMTLLLIVSMIIGLSACNNKDTQEYSMDLTGGKDVSESSDDTTSSDDEATGDVADLNTLIDNYFANMPEHIYKIGQKDFVDKIIAGDDMVILDIRGADAYNEGHIQGAINVPWGPAIATNLAKIPQDKEVFVYCYTGQTAGQAVATMNIAGINARSVNLGWMLGISTVEGVDALTTTEPATFDETLYTVDSEVQTALDSYYNGLGDVKGTTFANYKISEDDLNTMIENSEDFYLLSIRGADAYDEGHIQGAKNIPFGNDMMAGIRTSDVPKDKKVVVYCYTGQTAGQAVAAMRLAGYDAVSLNGGMGMDSNAPHGWINHGYSTVVQEAASIDELVDNYFANMPEHIYKIGQKDFVDKVIAGDDMVILDIRGADAYNEGHIQGAINVPWGPAIASNLAKIPQDKEVFVYCYTGQTAGQAVATMNIAGINARSVNLGWMLGISTVEGVDALTTTEPATFDETLYTVDSEVQTALDSYYNGLDDVKGTTFANYKISEDDLNTMIENSEDFYLLSIRGADAYDEGHIQGAKNIPFGNDMMAGIRTSDVPKDKKVVVYCYTGQTAGQAVAAMRLAGYDAVSLNGGMGMDSNAPHGWINHGYSAVTE, encoded by the coding sequence ATGCAAAACGCAAAAAAAATAATGACACTCTTACTCATTGTAAGTATGATTATTGGGTTGTCAGCATGTAATAATAAGGATACACAAGAATATTCTATGGATTTAACCGGTGGAAAAGACGTCAGTGAATCCTCTGATGATACTACATCAAGCGATGACGAAGCAACTGGTGACGTGGCAGATTTGAATACTCTAATCGACAATTATTTTGCCAATATGCCTGAGCACATTTATAAAATAGGTCAAAAAGATTTTGTTGATAAAATCATCGCAGGTGATGATATGGTTATTCTTGATATTCGCGGTGCCGACGCTTATAACGAAGGACACATTCAAGGTGCTATCAACGTACCTTGGGGACCGGCTATTGCAACCAATCTAGCAAAGATTCCTCAAGATAAGGAAGTTTTTGTCTATTGTTATACAGGTCAAACTGCAGGACAAGCGGTTGCGACGATGAACATTGCAGGAATCAATGCGCGTAGTGTAAATCTTGGTTGGATGCTTGGCATATCTACTGTTGAAGGTGTAGATGCACTCACTACAACAGAGCCTGCAACATTTGATGAAACTCTCTATACAGTAGATTCGGAAGTTCAGACAGCTTTAGATAGCTATTATAACGGATTAGGCGATGTTAAAGGAACGACTTTTGCCAACTATAAGATATCTGAAGATGATTTGAACACGATGATTGAAAATAGTGAAGACTTTTATCTATTATCTATCCGTGGAGCTGATGCTTATGACGAAGGTCATATTCAAGGCGCAAAAAATATTCCTTTTGGTAATGACATGATGGCGGGTATACGTACAAGCGATGTTCCTAAGGATAAAAAAGTTGTTGTCTATTGCTATACAGGTCAAACTGCAGGACAAGCGGTTGCCGCTATGCGTTTGGCAGGTTATGATGCTGTTTCACTTAATGGTGGTATGGGAATGGATAGCAATGCTCCGCATGGTTGGATTAATCACGGATATTCAACCGTTGTACAGGAAGCAGCTTCCATTGATGAATTGGTTGACAATTATTTTGCCAATATGCCTGAGCACATTTATAAAATAGGTCAAAAAGATTTTGTTGATAAGGTTATCGCAGGTGATGATATGGTTATTCTTGATATTCGTGGTGCTGACGCCTATAACGAAGGACACATTCAAGGCGCTATCAACGTACCTTGGGGACCGGCTATTGCAAGCAATCTAGCAAAGATTCCTCAAGATAAGGAAGTTTTTGTCTATTGTTATACAGGTCAAACTGCAGGACAAGCGGTTGCGACGATGAACATTGCAGGAATCAATGCGCGTAGTGTAAATCTTGGTTGGATGCTTGGCATATCTACTGTTGAAGGTGTAGATGCACTCACTACAACAGAGCCTGCAACATTTGATGAAACTCTCTATACAGTAGATTCGGAAGTTCAGACAGCTTTAGATAGCTATTATAACGGATTAGACGATGTTAAGGGAACGACTTTTGCCAACTATAAGATATCTGAAGATGATTTGAACACGATGATTGAAAATAGTGAAGACTTTTATCTATTATCTATCCGTGGAGCTGATGCTTATGACGAAGGTCATATTCAAGGTGCAAAAAATATTCCTTTTGGTAATGACATGATGGCGGGTATACGTACAAGTGATGTTCCTAAGGATAAAAAAGTTGTTGTCTATTGCTATACAGGTCAAACTGCAGGACAAGCTGTTGCAGCTATGCGTTTGGCAGGTTATGATGCTGTTTCACTTAATGGTGGTATGGGAATGGATAGCAATGCTCCGCATGGTTGGATTAATCACGGATATTCAGCCGTAACCGAATAA
- a CDS encoding rhodanese-like domain-containing protein yields MNIMIKKGAILALVFVVLLTIVGCNTTTYNESPHIIEASQLGPLLSKDDVVVIDARSEEDYAKGHLAGAINLTSAEVSISEPVPGIIAPKEQVEAVLGSKGITPDSEVYIYDNKDGIYAARIWWVMKVYGHENVKVVNGGEVAIVKEGLELSMNIPEIEPVQYTAKDMNTSMIATTDEVLEVVEGIEQAKILDVRSNAEYAEGTIPTSILYPHTNNVYTDGTFKSSRDTYNDYSDLGLNRDDTIIIFCKTSVRAAQTALLLEEAGYENIIVYDGAWLEWSTKDVPMQEQSDEVVTPSAADGS; encoded by the coding sequence ATGAACATAATGATAAAGAAAGGGGCTATACTTGCGCTTGTGTTTGTTGTTTTATTAACAATCGTTGGCTGTAACACGACAACCTACAATGAAAGTCCACACATCATTGAAGCAAGCCAGTTAGGTCCATTACTTTCAAAAGACGATGTCGTTGTAATAGACGCTCGAAGCGAAGAAGATTATGCAAAGGGTCATTTGGCAGGAGCAATTAACTTAACCTCTGCCGAAGTAAGTATTTCTGAACCTGTTCCTGGAATTATAGCGCCAAAAGAACAGGTTGAAGCAGTTTTAGGTAGCAAAGGTATCACACCGGATTCAGAGGTTTATATCTATGATAACAAAGACGGAATATATGCCGCTCGTATATGGTGGGTTATGAAAGTATATGGTCATGAAAATGTGAAGGTGGTCAATGGTGGCGAAGTTGCCATTGTTAAAGAAGGACTTGAACTATCCATGAACATTCCAGAAATTGAGCCTGTGCAATATACTGCTAAAGATATGAATACTTCAATGATAGCAACAACAGATGAAGTGTTGGAAGTGGTTGAAGGAATCGAACAGGCAAAAATACTTGATGTACGCTCAAATGCAGAATATGCAGAAGGAACAATTCCAACAAGTATTCTTTATCCACATACGAACAACGTTTATACAGATGGAACATTCAAATCTTCAAGAGATACCTACAACGATTACTCAGACTTAGGCTTAAATCGTGATGATACTATCATCATCTTTTGCAAGACTTCTGTTCGAGCTGCTCAAACAGCGCTCCTATTAGAAGAAGCAGGGTATGAAAATATTATCGTTTATGACGGAGCATGGCTTGAATGGTCAACTAAAGATGTTCCAATGCAAGAACAGTCTGATGAAGTGGTCACACCTTCTGCTGCCGACGGTTCGTAA
- the rsxC gene encoding electron transport complex subunit RsxC, with protein MSSLTFKKGIHPKHAKNFTKDKAIEYVLPEGDVTIMLQQHIGAPCSALVKVGDEVLVGQKIGDSESFVSAPVHSTVSGKVKKIMDVLHPNGSKSSGIIIENDGLYNEVDMTPKDPYTMSKDDILATIREAGIVGMGGAGFPTFIKLNPPKDKVIDYIIVNGAECEPYLTSDHRVMLEEADRVIMGLSVILTLYPEAKGIIGIEDNKPDAIEAMKNALAAFQKESNLEIAKNMEVATLATKYPQGAEKQLIYSVTKREVPAGKLPADAGCIVQNIDTVVAIHRAFFRGRPLMRRIVTLSGENVKNPGNYKVKIGTSYRQLIEYAGGDLENTKKIISGGPMMGIAIFDIDIPIIKTSSSILLLSDQELHSGEESPCIRCGKCVDACPMNLLPLDLDRFARNNANEAFETYKGMNCIECGSCSFVCPSKRHIVQSIRTTRRTIMAERRK; from the coding sequence ATGTCCAGTTTAACATTTAAAAAAGGGATTCACCCAAAACACGCTAAAAATTTCACGAAAGACAAGGCAATCGAATACGTTCTTCCAGAAGGTGACGTAACGATTATGCTGCAACAGCATATTGGTGCGCCATGTTCTGCACTGGTAAAAGTCGGTGATGAAGTACTTGTCGGCCAAAAGATTGGTGATTCGGAAAGTTTTGTTAGCGCTCCGGTACACAGTACTGTATCTGGAAAAGTAAAAAAAATTATGGATGTATTACATCCAAACGGCTCAAAAAGCAGTGGAATCATCATTGAAAATGATGGATTGTACAATGAAGTCGACATGACACCAAAAGATCCATATACCATGAGTAAGGATGACATCTTGGCAACAATACGCGAAGCTGGTATTGTAGGAATGGGAGGTGCAGGATTCCCAACATTTATAAAATTAAATCCACCAAAAGATAAGGTGATTGACTATATTATTGTCAATGGTGCTGAATGTGAACCTTATTTAACATCAGACCATCGTGTTATGCTTGAAGAAGCCGATCGTGTCATTATGGGGTTGTCGGTTATCTTGACCTTATACCCTGAGGCAAAGGGAATTATCGGTATCGAAGATAACAAGCCGGATGCTATTGAAGCAATGAAAAATGCACTAGCTGCATTTCAAAAAGAATCGAACTTAGAGATTGCTAAAAACATGGAAGTTGCAACGTTGGCAACAAAATATCCTCAAGGAGCTGAAAAGCAATTAATTTACTCCGTAACTAAACGCGAAGTTCCTGCTGGTAAGCTTCCTGCCGATGCTGGATGCATCGTACAAAATATTGATACTGTAGTTGCTATTCATCGTGCCTTCTTTAGAGGTCGACCTTTAATGCGACGCATTGTAACACTTTCTGGCGAAAATGTAAAAAATCCTGGAAACTATAAAGTTAAAATAGGTACTAGCTATCGTCAACTCATTGAATATGCAGGCGGTGATCTTGAAAACACAAAAAAAATCATCTCAGGTGGTCCGATGATGGGAATCGCAATCTTTGATATTGATATCCCAATTATAAAAACATCCTCATCCATCTTATTGTTATCGGATCAAGAATTGCATTCAGGCGAGGAGAGTCCATGTATCCGTTGCGGAAAATGTGTTGATGCATGTCCAATGAACCTGTTGCCACTGGATTTAGATCGATTTGCTCGTAACAACGCCAATGAAGCTTTTGAAACATATAAGGGTATGAACTGTATTGAGTGTGGTTCATGTTCATTTGTATGTCCTTCAAAGCGTCATATTGTGCAATCCATTCGAACGACACGACGCACAATCATGGCTGAGCGTAGAAAGTAG
- a CDS encoding ATP-binding protein, translated as MKELSYHILDIANNSIRANATNITINVSEDLEKDTLELTIIDNGKGIPPQILKEIKNPFVTSRTTRKVGLGIPLLNDTCQNCSGRLTIDSEPGKGTCLKATMELSHIDRPPMGNLVSTILTLLISHETIQIQFSYTVDNQSFSLSTQMLKDILGDIPLSTPEISQWIREYLSENISALHNSE; from the coding sequence ATGAAAGAACTTTCATATCATATTTTAGATATTGCCAACAACAGCATACGAGCAAATGCAACAAACATTACCATTAATGTCAGCGAAGACTTAGAAAAGGATACCTTAGAATTAACTATTATTGACAATGGAAAGGGGATACCACCCCAGATTTTAAAAGAAATCAAAAATCCATTCGTTACCAGTCGAACGACAAGAAAGGTTGGTCTTGGCATCCCTTTACTAAATGATACGTGTCAAAATTGTAGTGGAAGGCTAACGATTGATAGTGAACCCGGAAAAGGAACTTGCCTTAAGGCAACAATGGAGCTATCACATATTGATCGACCACCTATGGGAAATCTTGTTTCAACAATTTTAACACTACTTATTTCCCATGAGACGATACAGATTCAGTTTTCATACACTGTTGACAATCAGTCCTTTTCATTAAGTACTCAAATGCTAAAAGATATTTTGGGAGATATCCCATTAAGTACGCCTGAAATATCGCAATGGATACGAGAGTATCTTTCTGAGAACATTTCTGCTTTACATAATAGTGAATGA
- a CDS encoding DRTGG domain-containing protein, protein MQIKDIISPLNLKVVTGENALDKTIETGYIGDLLSVVMGKAPEGCVWVTVQSHINIVAVATLADIGCIIVSEGFVIDDEAIQKAVEENVVLLSSEESSYAIAKKLGQLGI, encoded by the coding sequence ATGCAAATAAAAGATATTATATCCCCACTCAATTTAAAAGTCGTTACAGGGGAGAATGCACTCGACAAAACCATTGAAACAGGTTATATTGGTGACTTGCTCAGTGTTGTCATGGGCAAAGCGCCAGAAGGATGTGTCTGGGTTACTGTTCAAAGCCATATTAACATCGTTGCAGTTGCAACATTGGCAGATATTGGTTGTATCATTGTATCTGAAGGTTTCGTCATTGATGATGAAGCCATTCAAAAAGCCGTTGAAGAAAATGTTGTTCTCTTATCATCCGAAGAGTCTTCCTATGCGATTGCAAAAAAACTTGGACAATTGGGCATATAA